From the Topomyia yanbarensis strain Yona2022 unplaced genomic scaffold, ASM3024719v1 HiC_scaffold_39, whole genome shotgun sequence genome, one window contains:
- the LOC131695364 gene encoding uncharacterized protein LOC131695364, with translation MAEVDNRSQLLSRRATLLAALGRAEVFAVEYDALRDESQVPLRLEYLNGIWNNLETVQAELEDNETNEDGKVEHAAVRADFEPRLFKIKACLISKLSPLPNDRSPQPSRVSSTLSGIKLPTISLPEFDGDYMQWLAFHDTFLALIHSNSEAPDIQKFHYLRAAVKGEAAQLIESIGISSANYSLAWQTLESRYSNDYLLKKRHLQALLDIPRMKKESAAALHGLVDEFERHTKILRQLGEPTDAWSTILEHLLCTRLHDDSLKAWEDHASTVDNPDYTCLIDFLQRRTRVLESISVNHQTADSHSASGPPAHSSKRTFHSQLRLSSCASTASSPVTHVGEKCVLCNQSHLLMRCQRFNRLSPSERQQFVKSKRLCHNCMKGDHIARNCPSNFNCRKCSRRHHTLLHSEQPDGSSRFNNEGTYTAPATTTSTSSQPSGSSAAQPSTQSTVAATESIPQTEVSATVQQYRENVFLLTVIVKVIDAYGEEHLARALLDSASQPNLITDRMAHILRLRRQNVNVTVQGAGKLSKPVRESVFAHVFSRKGDFSCSVDFLVMDKVTANLPSQTISTKEWHIPKDLFLADPSFNESQPIDMVLGAKHFYSFFPSAARLQLGRNLPLLVDSVFGWIVAGSTNQNSPIQVTSPTSMVVSMISLEDSLERFWKTEELTTKDNYSVEERHCESLYQSTVSRDPTGRYIVRYPRKPDFNVMLGESKSTAQRRFGLLERRLERDPNLKDEYHLFMREYLSLGHMRLVEADDEHHSQAYYLPHHPVIKEASTMTKVRVVFDGSAKTSTGFSLNEALCVGPVVQDDLLTIILRFRTIPIALVGDIAKMYRQVLVHPNDSPLQRILWRFSDQSPVQTYELLTVTYGLGPSAYLATRTLQQLAEDEGRTFTAAGPALKKGFYVDDFIGGAQTVEEAIQLRIELGELLEKGGFALRKWTSNRLEVLQGLTDDQIGMQSALHFCPNETIKALGISWEPEADFLRFDSQIRHSDEHPTKRTILSDIARLFDPLGLIAPVVVRAKILMQELWLLSCGWDDPVPEPIKSKWESYHRELAKISEHRVDRYALLPGSSIQLHTFADASQSAYGACTYARCEDGRGTVRIQLLASKSRVAPLKRISIARLELCAAVLAAHLHTHIKKAIDVNIIASYFWSDSAVTLQWLRSPPNVWPTFVANRVSEIQQYTHGCQWKHVPGGENPADLVSRGMSVEDFLKSYLWTNGPSWLTSLQNWPNSIPPGVPQEVLEIKTTVVVAQVTPTVHPWFLRWSSYNRLLRIIAYCMKFVTNTRAKVRTQPPPTPIDRSLTVEELSNSKTLLIRLAQHDDFAAEIKQLEEGNSVSKRSPLHLMSPFIDPERVLRVGGRLNLSQLPYQEKHPALIPTNHPLTRLIVEHFHRKLFHGGGRLLLTAIREEFWPPRGRKLIRSVVRNCFRCTRLNPIPAQQQIGQLPAPRVIPSRPFSVTGVDYAGPLYLRPIHKRAAPAKAYLCLFVCFATKAVHLELVSDLSTQGFLCSLRRFIARRGRPAHIHSDNGKNFEGAKNELSALFTMLQNRSQQEEISSACTAEGITWHLIPPKAPHFGGLWEAAVKVAKKHLFRQLGSSRLSFEEMCTILTQIEAIMNSRPLLPMTEDPNDLAALTPAHFLIGSSMHALPDPDLRNIPANRLDHYQKLQMHVQQFWIHWRKEYLQELQKDTRRWIRNDEIIPGKLVIIVDDLQPPIRWPLARIESVLPGKDQLTRVVSLRTDRGIITRPITKICLLPCTTTAPEAEGCLTMANNLQPAQRSPDTPLE, from the coding sequence ATGGCGGAGGTCGACAATAGAAGCCAGCTGCTGTCACGGAGAGCTACACTGCTTGCTGCTCTGGGTCGGGCAGAGGTTTTTGCTGTGGAGTACGACGCTCTTCGAGATGAATCGCAGGTACCTTTGAGGTTGGAGTACTTGAACGGAATTTGGAATAATCTGGAGACCGTTCAAGCGGAACTGGAGGACAACGAAACCAACGAAGATGGTAAGGTCGAGCATGCTGCTGTGCGTGCTGATTTCGAGCCCCGGCTCTTTAAAATAAAAGCATGTCTTATTTCAAAATTGTCTCCTCTTCCTAACGATCGGAGCCCTCAACCCTCTCGTGTATCCTCCACTCTCTCTGGCATCAAGCTGCCAACAATTTCGTTGCCTGAGTTCGATGGTGATTACATGCAATGGCTTGCATTCCACGATACTTTCTTGGCATTGATTCATTCAAACTCTGAGGCCCCGGATATTCAGAAATTCCACTATTTGAGGGCAGCTGTCAAGGGGGAAGCTGCTCAGTTGATTGAATCGATCGGTATCAGCTCTGCGAACTATTCTTTAGCATGGCAAACTTTAGAAAGCAGGTATTCCAACGATTATTTGCTGAAGAAGCGTCACTTGCAGGCACTGTTGGACATTCCGAGGATGAAGAAGGAGTCTGCTGCTGCGCTTCACGGGTTGGTGGACGAATTTGAACGTCACACCAAGATTCTTCGACAACTGGGAGAACCAACCGACGCCTGGAGTACCATTTTGGAGCATCTGCTATGCACGCGTCTACACGATGACTCTTTGAAGGCATGGGAAGACCATGCATCTACCGTCGACAATCCGGATTACACTTGTCTCATAGATTTTTTGCAACGAAGAACTCGAGTACTGGAATCGATCTCAGTCAACCATCAAACTGCTGATTCGCATTCCGCTTCTGGTCCACCAGCTCATTCGTCGAAGAGAACATTCCATTCACAGCTTCGTCTCTCTTCTTGTGCCTCCACAGCGAGTTCACCAGTAACACATGTTGGTGAGAAATGTGTCCTCTGTAACCAGTCCCATTTACTGATGAGATGTCAGCGTTTTAACCGACTTTCGCCGAGTGAACGTCAGCAGTTTGTGAAATCAAAACGTCTGTGTCACAACTGTATGAAAGGTGATCACATTGCCCGCAATTGTCCATCCAATTTCAACTGCCGTAAGTGCAGCCGTCGTCATCACACTCTTCTCCACTCTGAACAGCCCGACGGTTCCAGTCGATTCAACAATGAGGGTACATATACCGCTCCAGCTACAACCACTTCGACTTCTTCGCAGCCCAGTGGGTCTTCTGCAGCACAACCGTCTACGCAATCAACAGTTGCTGCTACTGAGAGCATCCCGCAAACTGAAGTCAGTGCCACTGTCCAGCAGTACCGTGAGAACGTGTTCCTTCTCACCGTGATCGTTAAGGTGATCGATGCGTACGGTGAAGAGCATCTAGCGCGCGCGCTTCTCGACAGCGCATCGCAACCGAACCTCATCACAGATCGTATGGCTCATATTCTACGCCTTCGAAGGCAGAATGTGAACGTCACAGTACAAGGGGCCGGCAAACTTTCAAAGCCAGTACGTGAATCCGTTTTCGCTCATGTTTTTTCTAGAAAGGGTGATTTTTCGTGCAGCGTCGACTTTCTTGTGATGGACAAAGTAACGGCGAACCTTCCATCGCAAACCATATCAACAAAAGAATGGCACATTCCGAAGGACTTATTTCTTGCAGATCCGTCTTTCAACGAGAGTCAGCCAATCGACATGGTGCTAGGTGCCAAACATTTCTACTCGTTCTTCCCGAGTGCTGCACGCCTGCAGCTGGGCCGAAACCTTCCTCTACTGGTGGACAGTGTCTTCGGCTGGATTGTTGCTGGGTCGACAAACCAAAATTCCCCTATACAAGTGACGTCACCCACCTCTATGGTTGTTTCGATGATTTCTTTGGAGGACAGTCTAGAGCGTTTCTGGAAAACTGAAGAGCTGACTACCAAGGACAACTACTCTGTTGAAGAAAGGCACTGTGAATCGTTGTATCAATCAACCGTATCCCGTGATCCTACAGGACGATACATCGTTCGGTATCCCCGTAAACCAGACTTTAACGTTATGCTAGGAGAGTCGAAGAGCACTGCACAACGCCGTTTCGGACTACTTGAAAGGCGTTTGGAACGAGACCCAAACCTAAAAGATGAATACCATTTGTTTATGCGAGAGTACCTCTCCCTCGGCCACATGCGGCTGGTCGAAGCGGACGACGAACACCACTCTCAAGCCTACTATCTGCCCCACCACCCCGTAATTAAGGAAGCAAGTACGATGACCAAGGTTCGGGTCGTATTTGACGGCTCGGCCAAAACTTCCACCGGCTTCTCTCTAAATGAAGCTCTTTGCGTGGGTCCTGTGGTACAAGACGATCTTTTGACCATCATCTTGCGGTTTCGTACCATTCCGATCGCCCTGGTCGGTGACATAGCCAAAATGTACCGACAGGTACTTGTTCACCCCAACGATTCTCCTTTGCAGCGCATCCTTTGGCGATTTTCAGACCAGTCTCCAGTCCAGACATACGAACTACTCACTGTTACGTATGGTCTCGGTCCATCTGCTTACCTAGCAACACGAACTCTCCAGCAACTGGCAGAAGATGAAGGTCGAACATTCACTGCAGCCGGCCCAGCACTTAAAAAGGGTTTCTACGTGGACGATTTTATTGGTGGAGCTCAAACCGTGGAAGAGGCGATCCAACTTCGCATAGAGCTCGGTGAATTGTTAGAGAAAGGAGGATTTGCACTACGCAAATGGACCTCTAACCGGCTCGAAGTTCTGCAAGGTCTCACCGATGATCAGATTGGTATGCAATCTGCTTTGCACTTTTGTCCAAATGAAACCATTAAGGCATTGGGAATTAGTTGGGAGCCCGAAGCTGATTTCCTTCGTTTCGACTCACAGATACGACACAGCGATGAACACCCGACAAAGCGGACGATTCTCTCCGACATAGCACGGCTATTCGACCCTCTTGGATTAATCGCCCCTGTCGTCGTCCGAGCGAAAATTCTGATGCAGGAATTATGGCTTCTATCCTGCGGCTGGGATGATCCTGTACCAGAACCCATCAAGTCTAAATGGGAAAGCTACCATCGAGAACTGGCAAAGATTTCGGAGCACCGTGTAGACAGGTATGCCTTATTACCCGGCTCATCTATTCAACTGCACACCTTTGCAGATGCTTCGCAATCCGCATACGGTGCATGCACGTACGCTCGCTGTGAAGATGGACGAGGAACAGTGAGAATCCAGCTTTTGGCTTCAAAGTCACGCGTCGCCCCACTGAAGCGAATCAGCATCGCTCGATTGGAACTGTGTGCTGCCGTGCTAGCTGCTCATCTGCACACCCACATCAAAAAGGCCATCGACGTCAACATAATAGCATCCTATTTCTGGTCTGACTCAGCTGTCACTCTACAGTGGCTACGATCTCCACCAAACGTATGGCCCACGTTTGTTGCCAACAGAGTGTCAGAAATCCAGCAGTACACACACGGATGCCAATGGAAACACGTTCCTGGAGGAGAAAATCCAGCTGACCTGGTTTCGCGCGGTATGTCTGTCGAAGATTTCCTCAAAAGCTATTTGTGGACTAACGGTCCTAGTTGGTTAACTTCCCTGCAAAATTGGCCCAATTCGATACCTCCAGGTGTCCCACAAGAAGTACTGGAAATAAAAACAACCGTCGTTGTCGCTCAAGTAACACCGACAGTGCACCCTTGGTTTCTACGATGGTCATCATACAATCGCCTTCTTCGCATCATTGCATACTGTATGAAATTCGTCACCAATACCCGAGCAAAAGTGCGCACGCAGCCCCCACCGACTCCCATCGACCGATCACTTACCGTCGAAGAACTATCAAATTCAAAAACGCTTCTTATTCGTTTGGCTCAACACGACGATTTTGCTgcagaaataaaacaattggAGGAAGGCAATTCAGTTTCGAAGCGTTCCCCCCTTCACTTGATGAGCCCATTTATAGACCCAGAGAGAGTGTTGAGAGTGGGAGGTCGTTTGAATCTGTCGCAATTACCCTACCAAGAAAAGCACCCCGCTTTAATTCCTACCAATCATCCGCTAACTCGCCTCATCGTCGAACATTTTCACCGGAAACTATTCCACGGCGGCGGGCGTCTACTGCTGACAGCGATTCGAGAGGAATTCTGGCCCCCGAGAGGCCGCAAGCTAATACGCAGCGTCGTCAGAAATTGTTTTCGTTGCACACGCCTCAACCCGATACCTGCCCAGCAGCAAATTGGTCAATTGCCAGCCCCAAGAGTAATACCCAGTCGTCCATTCAGTGTCACAGGTGTGGATTATGCGGGTCCATTGTACCTTCGACCAATTCACAAACGTGCCGCACCTGCTAAAGCCTACCTGTGTCTCTTCGTGTGCTTCGCGACCAAAGCAGTCCACCTAGAATTGGTTAGCGATTTGTCCACCCAAGGCTTCTTATGTTCGTTGCGAAGATTTATTGCCCGGCGTGGCCGGCCCGCGCACATTCATTCAGATAACGGGAAGAATTTTGAAGGGGCTAAGAATGAACTATCTGCACTGTTTACCATGCTTCAAAATCGTTCCCAGCAGGAAGAAATATCTTCTGCCTGTACCGCAGAAGGAATTACCTGGCACTTGATACCCCCTAAAGCCCCCCACTTTGGCGGTTTGTGGGAGGCGGCCGTAAAGGTAGCGAAAAAACACTTGTTCCGACAGCTGGGTTCAAGTCGACTTTCGTTCGAGGAAATGTGCACGATTCTTACCCAAATCGAAGCAATTATGAACTCGCGACCGTTGCTTCCAATGACAGAAGACCCTAATGATTTAGCCGCTTTGACACCTGCCCACTTCCTCATCGGATCATCGATGCATGCCCTGCCCGACCCAGACCTACGGAACATACCTGCGAACCGACTCGACCACTACCAAAAGCTGCAGATGCATGTGCAGCAATTTTGGATCCATTGGCGAAAAGAGTACCTGCAGGAGCTACAAAAAGACACGAGACGATGGATACGGAACGACGAAATTATCCCTGGTAAACTAGTCATCATCGTTGACGATCTGCAACCACCAATTCGTTGGCCACTCGctcgcatcgaatcagtcctGCCAGGAAAGGATCAACTTACGCGAGTTGTATCACTTCGTACTGACCGCGGTATCATCACTCGACCGATTACAAAAATCTGTCTGTTACCGTGCACAACGACAGCCCCAGAAGCAGAAGGATGTTTAACGATGGCCAACAACTTACAACCGGCCCAACGGAGTCCGGATACACCTCTAGAATAA